Genomic window (Oryza sativa Japonica Group chromosome 3, ASM3414082v1):
ccattttaggtggagctgaaactgtttggctaagctccagctccaggagaggtggaggtggagctggagctgtgccaaacagacccttacTTTTGCTATTGTCATTGGGAGAAGCAGGAGTATAGTGTACATAGTTAATTAACATGCTTAGAACAAACTAAGAAAGCAAATGCTCAACCCAAAACAATCTATATATTTGCATAGAATTGAGTATACTTTATAATTTATTGTAAGGCTCGCTCACGCTCATAAAAAATTCTAGATCCGCGACTGATTATTTCCCAAGATAGAAAGAAATGTGTATTTTGGATCCCAATGATCGGAACCTCATTTCCTGCGCACGCAAAACATAGCGACGTATTTTCTTAAgactaattaagtatttactatttttaaaaaaagaattaatatgatttttaaagcaactttcgtatagaaaattttttgaaaaaaaaatgtgctgtttagcagtttgaaaaacgtgcgcgcggaaaatgagGAATGCGAGTTGGGAAAGTTTTGAAAAGAACTCAGCCAGTGAAAATGCATGGGATGGCAATGAAGAATAAACTTGCTCAAGATTAACtaaatatgattaattgagttttaattatttttaaacttaaaatatgaaTTTTATTTAATGTTGTAAAGCAACTTCTAAATATATAGGTGTAGATTTTGTTCAGACTAAGTATTGtatagcagtttaaaaagcgtgctaaTAAAAATTGAGGTGTAAGTAATGTGTGTAATTACGAGAACGAGCCTACCTACCAGTGCCACCATAACCACGCATGcaagaattatttttttagaaaacaaatCGTGGAATCCTATACGCCCAGGATATTGTACAATCCAAATGCCAACTGGCTATCCTCCCCCCAAAGTCTCTCACAATCTTGCGTGCTAAGGAAAAGCAGGGGAGAGGGGGTTGGGCCACCGCCCAAGTAAACGCCGACGAcatctccatccatccatccgatCCGACCCGTCGCTTCCGCCGCGCCTCTCTCCGCTCCCTATATAAACCCCACCCCTCCCACTCCTCTCCTTCCGCCGACCACACCCCGAATCCCCCTCCCTTTGCTTTTCTACTCCTCAACTCCGCTCCACTCTCCACCCGGGATGGCGGACGccacgcacgccgccgccgatggcggcGTCGCCAccatcctcgcctccgccgacgGCAGGGACTTCCTCCTCCGCAACTCCGCCGACAAGGTCGACCACTCCCTCTTCttttcctcctcccccctctcttttGCTCTTGCggatttgctttgctttgctacTGCGAATCTGCGATTGTGCGCTTTCTTTGTTTGATGCTCGCCCCCGATCGACCGTACCGTGCGTGCGTGACGCGTCCTTGTTTCTTCTCGATCGTGTGTGAATTTGTGGGGGCGACTAGAAGTGGTGGTTGTCAGTCTGTAGTCTGTACCGTGCTAGTGTGATCAGGGGTTTTCCGTGTCCATGTGGGGTCGATTGACGATTGATTGCGTTTGCTTGTGTCTAAGAAATCACTAATTAGTCTTCGGCATAATTGCAGATAACAATTAATTGAACATGTTTACAAAAATTTAGTACTGTTAGTATTATGTCCGTATTTCCTGTTCAGTCCAGCAAGCATACTTAGTTCAGGCTTGGTGCCGTATTTTCTTGTCACAAACAGTAGAGAAATGAAGGGGGAGTGAGtttgttcttttctttccttttgttGAAAAAGACATGGTGTGAAATGTATAGTAGAGTTCATCAAAAAGTGATGGAATGTGGCAAAGTTCGATTCCACCACACATAGTACTAAACAACTTAGCTCTGCCTCTATGAAAATCGCAAAATATGCGAAAACAATCATGTCTTGTGTGAAATCAATATGAGTAGGACTAATTTGTTCTACACCACCAAAGTTTGTTTGCTCAAGGCCTTATTGTCCTGCAGGTCAAGATCAGTAGCATCAAGGCAAGCACAGTGGCCCTCTACTTCTCGGCCTCATGGTGCCCACCATGCAGGCGCTTCACGCCTAAGCTTATTGAAGCATACAATGAGCTGGTCTCCCAGGGAAAGAGCTTTGAGGTTGTCTTTGTTTCAGGGGATAGTGATCAAGACGCATTCAATGCCTACTTTGCAAAGATGCCTTGGTTGGCAGTCCCCTTCTCAGACTCCGAGGCTCTCGCCAAGCTTAATGAACGCTATAAGGTGATGGGTATTCCACACCTTGTAATCCTTGATGCAAAATCTGGTGAAATTTACACTGAAGATGGAGTGGAGCTTGTGCATGAGTATGGTACAGAAGCTTACCCTTTTACAACAGAGAGGATCAATGAATTGAAGGAACAGGAAAAGGCAGCTAAAGATAATCAAACTATTCATAGTCTGTTTGGTACACCCACCCGCGACTACTTAATCACCAACAAGGGAGACAAGGTAACTGATCGATGACAGTTCTTTATTGTCTTTTACATGATTTTGCAGATCCAGACATTCTTAGCTGTTTTCTTCTTGTTGATGGTACCCAGGTGCCCATCTCTGACCTCGAAGGCAAGTATGTTGGTTTGTGCTTTGTGGTGAATGGCTATGGTCCAGTTGTTCAATTCACCTCAGTGCTTgccaaaatatatgaaaaacttAAAGCAGTTGGGGAGAAGTTTGAAGTTGTAATGGTATCATTGGACGGTGATGAGGAATCATTCAATGAGAGTTTTGCAGACATGCCTTGGCTTGCCATTCCTCAGGGAGATAAGATGTGTGAGAAGCTGGCTCGTTATTTTGAGCTCAGTGGCCTTCCTATGCTTGTCCTGATTGGTCCTGATGGGAAGACACTGAATGACGATATTGCTGACATAATTGATGAGCATGGTCCAGATGCATGGGAAGGTTTTCCTTTCAGTGCAGAGAAGCTCGAAATTCTTGCTGAGAAGGCAAAAGCTAAAGCAGAATCACAGACCCTGGAGTCCCTTCTGGTCACTGGTGATTTGGACTTTGTCCTTGGGAAAGATGGGGCAAAGGTATGTTTGTAGATTGTTATGCCTGGTATCATTGATTAAGATCTCTTTTTTGCGACTTGGAAAATTGTATCAAAGTTAATCCCGTTATGCAGTAACTTAGGTAAATTATGCTTGTTACAGACAACATTGGAGTATATTTAGCCGTTATGATCAATTTTAATGAGTATGACAGCATCTGAACTTGTCGCTTGAAGTCATTAGATATACTCTTTCTTGATTTTAGCGTTGGGACCTAAATTCTGTTAATTGTACCAAAGCACACAAACTTTTCATATCATGACTTCCCATGCTCCATAGGTAATACGGagtactattttttattttttttactgaatgCATGTATTGTACTGTTAATGCCTTGTAACAAGGAAAATTAAGTCCGAAATCCTGTTCCCATCTTAATGTTCCCATAGATCGAGGATGTAACTTTACATATGAGAGAATATTATATGCTACAATCGTAAGTCCCGGAGAATGGCAATATGAACGGCAGTGCTCCAAAAGAAAGATGTTATAATGACTTCATTGTAGATTCTTGCACATTTTCGCCTACACTCTGATGTGTTATTTACCTATCTGAATGTGTGATTAGTACATGAAGATTAACATCTGCTTTTTAATGTGAAGGTTCCTGTATCAGAACTTGTTGGGAAGACTGTCCTCCTCTACTTTTCAGCTAAATGGTGCCCTCCATGCCGAGCCTTCCTGCCTAAACTTGTAAACGAATACAACAAGATCAAGGAGAAGCACAATGATTTTGAGATCGTATTTATTTCTAGCGATCGAGAGCAGAGTTCCTACGATGAGTTCTTCTCTGGCATGCCATGGCTTGCTCTTCCTTTGGGAGACGAAAGGAAGCAACAATTGAGTAAGATCTTCAAAATCACTGGGATCCCTTCGCTTGTCGCCATTGGTCCTGATGGGAAGACAGTGACCAAAGATGCGAAGACCCCACTGGTGGCCCATGGCGCCGACGCTTTTCCATTCACCGAGGAGAAGCTTCAGgagctggagaaggagaaggagaagaagatcaATGACATGGCAAAGGGGTGGCCTGAGAAGCTAAAGCATGATCTGCACGATCATGAGCTTGTGCTGACTCGCTGCACCACGTATGGCTGCGATGGATGCGACGAGATGGGCGACTCATGGTCCTACAGGTGCAAGGAATGTGACTTCGATCTGCATCCCAAGTGCGCGCTGGAGGAGAAGGGCGATGTGGAGATGGGAGAGGAGAATGCTGAGGCTGCCCCCGCTGGGTATGTGTGCGAGGGAGACGTCTGCAGAAAGGTCTAAAGGAGTTGTTTTGTTTCCCCTGGCTTCTTTTTATCTCTGTGCCGGTTGAATCGTGCCTGAATGTTTGGGATGTGAATCCTATGTGATGAGTATAATAAAACAATCGTCTCCTGGTTTTGCTTATAATATGTTTGGGCTGGATGATACATTGGTATTTGTGGATATTAAAATGAGCTGGGTTTGGATTAATGTGTGCAAAATCGTGTGTAATTACGATTGCGGATTGGTAGTTGTCTTGATCTGCTTGTTATTACAGCCTTGAAGCGTGAAAATAGCATGAATGTTGTATGTAGTTCTGTTCTGCGACTTAAAAGCTTATCTTTCTTCAGGTTATAGAGATCAAGAagcgtatatatatgtacaaccTTAGCTCAGTTTTGACTACGGTCGGTTTTTCTGTAAGGGTGTTCACATTTCACATTGCTCACCGGGTTCAAGTTAAAATTGTAGTGGAATTCTAGGCCGGTTGCTTGTTTGTTACTACTATTCTGTAATAGCCAGCCCTTTTCATCTTTTCAGCTGACAGTCTCACCTCTTCAGGTCTCAGGACGATTAGTTGACGTCAATTGAGCCAAAGCATGAATTTTGGTTCACGGGCTCACGGCCCATTTACTACAAAGGCATTTGTGGCCCAAATTACATGTTACTTTGTGCAAAATCTAAACGATTTTGCTAAATATTTGTCGGGTGAtttttttcataggatttgaCGTTTTTCTAGCCGCACGATGTTTTTCCAAGATTTGCGCAAAAGCAGGGTCAGTTGAGTCCATGACCGAGTCAACCTGACTTTGTATTGATGGATTTCTGTACATCACGCATATCAGTAGCTATTTATTTCTTCGCTCTATTTCTTtctttaccaaaatttacagTGCACTTTGTACTAAAATTACAATACACTTGTACTGAAaatacagtgcacttacatgtcatatctactatttttacaaatgtaattttagttataaagcACTGTAATTTAGTTATAAATGCAACATTTAACACTTCAGATATCTGCACGGTTTCTCAAGCAATGTATTTGTACTAAAACGACAAATATTCTAGTTAACAAAATCTACAGTGCACTtatactaaaattacagtgtacttacatgtcatatctactgtttttacaaatgtaattttagttataaaacactgtaattttagttataaatgTAACATTTGTGTTAATCTTTACTGAATACTACTGTACTAACATGCACAATCACAGGCTACCTGGACGGTTTATctgtactgtttttttttataccGTTGGATGCAGATCTGAGGGGAGAAAAAATTTGGatgattttttcttaaaaatcacACGACAGATGTCTAGACAGTCCCAAATCTAAATGTTCCTCaaccggaaaaaaaaacacacttgTGCTAAATGTTGTTCGTGAAACTGTTAATCCACAAGGTGATAACAGTAATCCTTTTGTCAGGTTCATCGTCGAGTCTGTTTGACTAATGGCTTTTAGGAGGTGTCTCTACCACGCTCTCTTATAATGCACTTGCGCGTGTAAGCCATTGTTCAGAGACTTGAGGACTTGGACCCGCCATCTGTTGTCATTGTTCAGACAAGAACATCTGATCATAAATCACTGGCGCCATAATTAAGATCTGAACCTACTTATTTTGATTATCTTCTCACCCATCAATTTCTTCCATCTTTTGTTATTTAAAACTGTATCCTTCCTCTCGCTGACCCGTGCTTAGCTTAGCAGTTTCCACCTCACCCAATTTCTTGGCAAATGTTCATAGGACGACCAGAAAATTATTTCAGCAACCTCACGCAATCACACGCTGATCACTCGCTAGATCATCGGTAATAAGGAAGGCGACGAGGAGAGAGAGTGTTCGGACGACGGCGCGGAGCTTCGAGATCGTCCTCGTCTCGTGCGACGACGGTGAGGAGTCGTTCGACGCGCACCTCGCGTGGCACGCCGTCCCGTTCTCCGACTCCGAGCGCCGGCGCGCCCTCGTCGCGCGGTTCAACGCCGCGGGCGAAGTGccgcgcctcgtcgtcgtcctcgaggCGACGACCGGCGAGGCCGTCACGGAGTGTGGTGTGGAGCTGATCGCCGAGCACGGCGCCGACACGTACCCTTTCACGCCGGCGAGGGTGGACGAGCTGGAGCCGGAACGCGCGACGAGGGCGCGACCAGACCATCCACACcgtcctcgccgcgccgccgtcccgcgACTACGTTGTCTCCGGCAGCGGCGACAGGGTGCCCATCTCCCAGCACGAGGGGAAGCACGTCGTCGGCGTGTTCTTCACGGTGGCCGGCTACGCTCCGGCGGAGGAGTTCCCGCCGGTGCTGTTGGCGAAGAAATCCCCTCATCGAACACCTTGTGTGCAGACTGCACACGTCCGGCACGGCACAAACAGCAACAGTGGTGAAGAACTGAGAGGAGAAATTCAGAGCAGAGTAAAAACAGAGGAGTTTCGAGCAAACTTGGGGCAATTTTCGAGCAAACTTACAACTGTAAAACTGAGCTAAAAACCCTATTCATACTCAATACAAaaccgacgacgacggcgatgacgggcgggccggcggcggcgaggaaggcgctGCGCGTCGACGTGGTCCCTTCGCTCGTGGCGTTCGGCGGCCATGGCAGAGGGGTGCTCGCCGGGGACGCGAGGAtggacgacggtggcggtgcACGGCGCCGGCGCATACCGGTTCACGGAGGAGAGGCTGGAGGAGCTGGAGCGGGAGGTGGAcggcgaggccgcggcggcggggtggccggGCAGGGTGAGCGGGCACGCGCCGTTCGAGGAGGACGTGCTCGTGCtgacgcgccgccgcggcgcgtcaCCGGTGCGGCGAGTGCGGCGGGTGGGGTTGGTTACTCGTGGTCGTACTGGTGTGAGCAAGCGCGACTTCCACCTGGCGTGCGTCATCGTGGGAGATCTCGCGCGCGCTAATTAATCGCCGTGATTATCGTTGGAATATCTCGAGCCATAAAATGGATGTTTAATAATCCTGACGCTGCATAtggcgtcaaaaaaaaaagtactacatatatttttttaacaaatacaCCGTACAACgcacagacactcacaacgcacgcacactcaCTTATATGAACGAACGCACACAAACTCTACCTCTACGAGCATCTTTGAAGACTGGGTCGGCAATTCCATCctagagattgacgaagtcaccataggcgtcacgctgtcgacgggtacgtcgcctaccactgaaagcacaaagccattaaatcctgaaaaattcgtCCTAGGTAGGTAGTATATGTCTATGTCTAGTAAACTGTCTTAAAATAAAACTAGCAGGGTCTAGCacttataaaaaattatatctaatctttttacacaaattttctttaaaatttgttaaatagtcATGCCGTTGTCTTATGAATTATAAAAATCAAACCTAATGATCACAGGGTTttcaattttataaattttaaaattcacaCCCGCCATCATCCCTTACTCCTTAAATGTCTCTTTACTTGCTTATTGGCCCTATATGGCTTTTATATTAATCCACCTTTAAAAAAATCGGATCTGATGTCCGTTGTCTCGccgatttccttttttttttacagtttttttaaattctaatcAAATATTATGACCCTACTTTTTTATGGCTTGACCATTGCACTCCTCCCTGCTTTATTATCATTAAAATTTTATTGGTCGAACCTGATTATCGTGTGATTCTTTCTTTACTTTATAGAAGTCCAGACAACCACCGCGACCCTACGCCTTTACGGCTTATCCATCACCCCCTACTCTTTCATCTTCATTGGGATTATTGAAATCAAATCAGTTGTAGTTGTGGTTGTATTTTATAGTATTTCAGATACCGCCACTACCATTCTAATCATTTATTGCTCCTCGGCTTACTCTCTCATGGCAACCACTGCCTCCCTGCTCCTTGGTCACATGTCCAATCGGCATCCCACATGCGTAATTTTTCCAATTGGAAGGACCTCAATTTTTTCAACTGGTCCCTGTCCTTTTGTTTTCCAATCGGCTAAAGGCCTCATAGTCCGGATCGTATTATGATATCCACTTGCATTCCTTTTTATATACAACTCTTCCttttattttgagaaaaaaagtcCAAATAATCCCTAACCTTTATATGGAAATCCGTCTAGCACCATAAAATTTAAACCGCACATTCAACACCTAAACTTTTACAATACCGTTTGTATACCACCCTAAGATGGTTTTGAATAGGAatttttatctaatttatatataaattggaTGAGTTTGATCATGTGACatatacattggacatatatatatatatatatatatatatatatatatatatatatatatatatatatatatatatatatatatatatatatatatatatatatatatatatatatatatatatatatatatatatatatatatatatatatatatattaaaatctcAACTTACACCTTATTAGCTCTCATTAATAAAGAAGTACCAACATAATAATAGTATGATATCACTATTCAAGGATAATAAATTGATGACTTACAACTGATGATatgcaaatatgttatattagATTCAAAGTTGTTAGTTTAAGATTTCGAAGTATGCAAAACCAACTTAGAGGGTAGTATGGATGGTATAGAAAAGTTTAGGTGGTTAGATTTCCGGTTTTAAAGCTTAAGGTGCTAGACAAACTTCCATCTAAAGTTTAGTGGGTATGTTGACTTTTCCCTTATTTCTATGGATGTAATTTTGTTTTGCACATAATTATATCGATCAATAATTAGATGCAACCACAATCTAATGGTAGATATTTTGTCTTTTTCTCGGATTAATATAAAAATTCCTGCCCTACACACGCGGATAGAATTGATTGCCCGGAATCACTTATTGGTTGGCGtggtgttttgtttttttcaaaaCTGTCTTAATAATACAATAGATGGGAGAGTTGAAAATTAATAAGTAGTTAAACTAGGATTGTAAGTCTCAATTATAAATTTCTTTATttagtaattttaaaatttataactaATTAATATCCTCTTGTACTTATTTTGTAAGTTTCGTTATGATTTTCATTATTTATTAATCCCTATCTATTTGTTCTCACATTTGAGTctcaatttagttttttttggttagtttagtaatttttttcttaCGCAGCAAACGCACATGTACACATACCACTACACATACAACACTATACTTACATCCCCATCCCTCATGAAAGCATCTCCTAACACATACTATAATTAACAGAAACCAGCGGCACATCTGTTATCTCACTAAAATACTGTTAAAAGCAATAGATATGTGCATAATATTTATGGATACTAGAATTTGAATTTTGGTGGATAAAGTCGTACATCCACAACTCTACCACACATCGCTGTTGCTTCTCCGGTTACTTTAGTAATTTTAAACAGATTAATACTTCGTTTGGAATAATTATTAAGTTACACTCGGTTTAGAGTCTCCCCTTCGAGTATACAATGGTATGTTTTATTAAACATGAATTTGCTATATACTCTATGATCATAACTATATGATCAATGTGGCGGCTTTCTCCTAAATAAATGGCGTGCCTTTTAACATGTGCAAATTAACGATCAAATGTGTAATTTAATAAGCCAGAAAAGAGGATAAGTACCGCGTCACCAAGGCCGAATTTCAACGTGGGGGACTACACGGCCCATCAAAAGTGCGCCGGATAGCCTTCTCAGCCCAGCGATATATTTAGAAATTTCAAACCTAGGAGCACGTGAACACAGAGAAGCTAGGATCGATACAAGCTGTGACAATAATCTCAACTTGCGTCAACTATGAGTCTATGAAAACAATGCTGCAACAAAACCGACATCGCTCTTAGGACTTGTGCTCCCTCTGACTGAGCCGTACAATAATTTAAGCATAaaagttttcttttttgaaCTGTAAGCATATGAAAAGATTTAATTCCAAACCGATGGACTTGTCCGGTCTGCACTCTGGAGGAGATTCCAAAGGCCAAGTTGGAAGATACCATGCTGTCATTTTCCTCTCAAAGATTACTTAATCACAAATTATTACACATATATACTTTTTTCCCTTAATTGTCACAAATTCGAGGTAAGCAATTTGCCACAAATGTGAGTTGAAGAAGATTCTTCGGAGCTTCTGATGGAACGGGGCCATGTGGGCGTCAAAGGTGATAACCAATCGGCTTCCAGGGGAATTTCATTTTTGCTTTAGCCTCATCGCGCAACGATAAATTAAGGACAATTATTTAAGGTTTATATAAGAGCACACCATTTTTTCCGCATATGCCTAGGATAAACTGTAAGATGAGAATTTCCTTTGGGCTTTAGCAGGAGCTAAGCGGCTGCGTGAGTTAATCCCGCACTCTGTATAGTGTACATCTATAGTGGTTCTCCGTTTTCCTTTTACCTCTAGGGGTTTGTATTTTCTCctgctctattcaatgaaaaggCACTCTAATGCTGctttccgttaaaaaaaaaagaaacagccaATCAGGCTGAATTTTGACCTGATGAAAGTGATAACGGCCAATTTCAAGCAAACGTAAGCCTCTCGAAATAAGGAATgtggaaaattttaaaaattatgtttGAGTGACTACTATAAATTATGGTTTAGTGAGCTATTATGATTAAGCTAAATAAACAATATTCAATTATTCCGTTGCTATTTCTATAAAAGAAAGACTTGATGGAAGAATAAGAATTTCACGAGTATGTATCCTGTTTTTGATAAAGCAAAGGCCACATACAATTTTTGTCGTATTAGTGTTCTTATAGAGACTTTTCTAACAGAGATATGGatctttggaaaaaaaaaaagaagagattttgatatgtaatatatgtacataattaaTTGGGCGCAATTTCTCTGTGATGAATCACCAAATGGTGATGTTGCCGGATATGCCTGGGAATGAACTCGCTGTCCTGTCCTAAGAGCTCATAACAGCCACCTAAACATTTCAATGGTTATCTTTACATGGCAGAGAATATGTATTTGGGAGAAAGGAGAAATAATCATGTCGGAAGGACGTTCTGAGATTGCCATTTCTTTACTTTATTTATGACAGATTCTGAAATCATATATCAAAATTGCATTCTTTATGAATGTGGATTATAATGTGAGCGAAATCTCTAAAGTGCATAAGTAGGGTAATTTTACTTAAAAAGGAACTGGTACGGTGTGAGAAAAGGCCTATTCTCAATAATGAACAAGATGATGCAGCTCTAGTTGCTGGAGACAGAGGACGTGGACGTGGCAGGAATAGATCCGGTAAAAAAGGCCACGTATCAAAAGTAAAACTTGATAATTTAGAATTGAACATAAGTAACCATACTTAACAGAGAGGGTAAAtgatagggtgaaaaaaaaaacttttagcggaataaAAATTACCTAGAAATTCAATGGACATCCTGTTTAACCGACGTATGTGTCGGTCTGACCTCAGTACctccgtcggtctgaccgtcgTCTTGCCACCGGTTAGACCGCTCGTCAGATGTCGATATGACCATTGGGATCCAGAAAAAATATCTCGACGAAACTCTTGAAAGTAGATCATTTTATTTCATCAAGTCGTGTTTACACAGTGCATCAAAAGCACTCATCTCTCAACTCATGAACTATAATCGAAGTCTCGTAgcaaaccctaacttttcttTCCCAAAAAGTCGATATACAATCACATGATTCTACAATCTCCCCCTTAATGAACACATCGGCAAACCTTTGACAATTGTTTATCACCAAGATTAATGATCACATGATTCTATAGGTACCTTTAGCTATTAGGTATCTCGTTGTAACAAAatttttagtttaaaattttgatataccTCTAGATACTTTCTCaataactatataaaatttctaGTATAAGTATATATGAGCAGATGTTTGCAAACTATCAACGTCAGAAGCTGAAAgtacaacatatatattttgtattatCAATGTCAGGATGAATTTCAAAATAATGGTCTCTTATAACTTTTTCCCGATATTTGATAAATCTAAATGTACATCGATCAGAATTTTCATATCATGGATGAAATTGTAATATCAAGATTAAAGTCAAGTTCCTTCTTTTTAGCAAGGGTTAAGACATGGGAACAAATCCACAGACCACAGtagaagaaaaactaaaaatggaTCTAAAGACATAATTAGATTATAGAATTCAAAACATACTCCATTTCAAATCATGTTGGCGTTCAACTTTCACGAGAAAGAAATTAACACCATTTTTAACTCTGTGTTAGTTGTTCCTGAATTTTGATTGGTTTTCTAGAACTGATGTGAggcccttcttcttcctttttttttttgaaaactctAATGTGATGCCTTGATCTCCATGTGTAATTAAATTTTAGAATGAAAACCGATTGTTTAAACCTAGCCAGCTAGCCTCTTGTCGAATTCTCAAGTAAAAGTAGCGTGGCATCAGTCCCAAGGATCGCAAAGACTGTAAAACAAAAATCTCAAACTAAAAAAGaaactatttttttatcaaatatcaAAAACTATATGCGCAATTATTGACGTACCATTATAATTTGAAATGTAGAAGACAAGTTCGGAGAAAACTAAGCCTTTCTTTTCAGAGTGGAATAAAAGAACCTCGCAACCTGTAACTCAGCTTACGTACGAACGCATACAAGTAGTATAACTGTAGGAAGATCCCTTGGAATCATcctttt
Coding sequences:
- the LOC4333077 gene encoding protein-disulfide reductase, translated to MADATHAAADGGVATILASADGRDFLLRNSADKVKISSIKASTVALYFSASWCPPCRRFTPKLIEAYNELVSQGKSFEVVFVSGDSDQDAFNAYFAKMPWLAVPFSDSEALAKLNERYKVMGIPHLVILDAKSGEIYTEDGVELVHEYGTEAYPFTTERINELKEQEKAAKDNQTIHSLFGTPTRDYLITNKGDKVPISDLEGKYVGLCFVVNGYGPVVQFTSVLAKIYEKLKAVGEKFEVVMVSLDGDEESFNESFADMPWLAIPQGDKMCEKLARYFELSGLPMLVLIGPDGKTLNDDIADIIDEHGPDAWEGFPFSAEKLEILAEKAKAKAESQTLESLLVTGDLDFVLGKDGAKVPVSELVGKTVLLYFSAKWCPPCRAFLPKLVNEYNKIKEKHNDFEIVFISSDREQSSYDEFFSGMPWLALPLGDERKQQLSKIFKITGIPSLVAIGPDGKTVTKDAKTPLVAHGADAFPFTEEKLQELEKEKEKKINDMAKGWPEKLKHDLHDHELVLTRCTTYGCDGCDEMGDSWSYRCKECDFDLHPKCALEEKGDVEMGEENAEAAPAGYVCEGDVCRKV